The Flavobacteriaceae bacterium 3519-10 genome includes a window with the following:
- a CDS encoding B12 binding domain / kinase domain / Methylmalonyl-CoA mutase: METQKYSPKNKIRIVTAAALFDGHDAAINIMRRVIQATGVEVIHLGHDKSAEEVVNCAVQEDANAIALTSYQGGHNEYFKYIYDLLKEKNASHIKIFGGGGGVILPEEIKDLMDYGITRIYSPDDGRELGLQGMIDDLVQKSDFATGEHVQVADLDNIKFEESKSLAEVISAVENFSDEKPELVKEIEERAKDSTIPIIGITGTGGAGKSSLTDELVRRFLRSNPEKKIAIISIDPSKKKPEVRFWATESA, from the coding sequence ATGGAAACCCAAAAATATTCTCCAAAAAACAAAATAAGAATCGTTACCGCTGCCGCCTTATTTGACGGGCACGATGCTGCCATCAACATTATGCGCCGCGTCATACAGGCCACCGGCGTAGAAGTCATTCACCTGGGTCACGACAAATCTGCCGAAGAAGTGGTGAACTGCGCGGTGCAGGAAGATGCCAACGCAATTGCACTTACTTCCTATCAAGGCGGACACAACGAGTATTTTAAATACATCTACGATCTTTTGAAGGAGAAAAATGCCTCGCACATCAAGATATTTGGCGGCGGCGGCGGCGTAATCCTTCCCGAAGAGATTAAAGATCTGATGGATTACGGAATTACACGGATTTATTCTCCGGATGACGGCCGTGAACTTGGTCTGCAGGGTATGATTGACGATTTGGTACAGAAATCCGACTTTGCTACGGGTGAACATGTGCAGGTTGCTGATCTGGACAATATTAAGTTTGAAGAATCCAAATCTCTTGCAGAAGTAATCTCAGCAGTGGAGAATTTTTCCGATGAGAAACCTGAGCTGGTAAAGGAAATTGAGGAAAGAGCCAAAGATTCCACTATTCCGATCATCGGAATTACCGGTACCGGCGGTGCGGGAAAATCATCGCTGACCGATGAACTGGTAAGACGTTTCCTCCGATCCAACCCGGAAAAGAAAATCGCTATTATTTCCATAGACCCTTCAAAAAAAAAACCGGAGGTGCGCTTCTGGGCGACAGAATCCGCATGA
- a CDS encoding Endoribonuclease L-PSP, with the protein MKTIISTSNAPAAIGPYSQANLANGILYISGQIPLNPESGKLVEGIEKETHQVMKNLEAILSEAGMTFKNVVKASIFLKNMDDFAVMNDIYASYLDADHYPARETVQVSCLPKNVDIEISMIAYQF; encoded by the coding sequence ATGAAAACAATTATTTCTACTTCTAATGCTCCCGCTGCGATAGGGCCTTACTCTCAGGCAAATCTCGCGAACGGCATTCTCTATATTTCCGGCCAGATACCTCTTAATCCGGAATCCGGAAAACTGGTTGAAGGCATTGAAAAAGAAACCCATCAGGTAATGAAAAATCTTGAAGCCATTCTTTCTGAAGCGGGCATGACTTTTAAAAACGTAGTGAAAGCCTCAATTTTTCTTAAAAACATGGACGATTTTGCTGTGATGAACGATATTTATGCATCTTACCTCGATGCCGACCATTATCCGGCGCGCGAAACCGTGCAGGTTTCTTGCCTGCCCAAAAATGTAGACATCGAAATTTCAATGATCGCATATCAGTTTTAA
- a CDS encoding probable copper homeostasis protein has translation MLEIACFEITSAETALKSMADRIEFCAEFELGGTTPDFYEFMHLKRTYQKPVYVMIRPKGGAFYYSESEFIEMKNSIITFGEAGADGFVFGILSPNNEIDEAKNAELITLAGGIPCTFHRAFDHTADLENSVEILIKLGFKAVLTSGGKKSVMEGKEQLKNLVAGYSDRIDILIGGGVRSDNVAELKEFTGGKYFHSSAIPKYDTFGSEAEIKKIKKLIS, from the coding sequence ATGTTAGAAATCGCCTGTTTTGAAATTACATCTGCTGAAACTGCCCTGAAATCAATGGCGGACAGGATTGAATTCTGCGCGGAATTCGAACTCGGAGGGACTACCCCGGATTTTTACGAGTTTATGCACCTTAAACGAACCTACCAAAAGCCGGTTTATGTGATGATCAGGCCTAAAGGCGGTGCGTTTTATTATTCAGAATCCGAATTCATTGAAATGAAGAACAGCATCATCACGTTTGGCGAAGCCGGCGCTGACGGTTTTGTGTTTGGCATTTTGAGCCCAAATAACGAAATTGATGAAGCTAAAAATGCTGAGTTAATAACCCTCGCAGGCGGAATACCATGTACTTTTCACCGTGCTTTCGATCATACAGCAGACCTCGAAAATTCTGTTGAAATTTTAATTAAACTTGGCTTCAAAGCCGTTCTTACCTCAGGAGGAAAAAAATCCGTGATGGAAGGTAAAGAGCAACTTAAAAATCTGGTCGCCGGATATTCCGATAGAATCGACATCCTTATCGGAGGTGGCGTGCGTTCGGATAATGTTGCAGAATTAAAAGAATTTACCGGCGGAAAATATTTTCACTCCTCGGCCATACCTAAATACGACACTTTCGGCAGCGAAGCTGAAATTAAAAAGATCAAGAAATTAATTTCCTGA
- a CDS encoding SSU ribosomal protein S20p — protein sequence MANHKSALKRLRQNEKKRLRNRYYHKTARTALKVLRNEEDKTAATEQLPKVISLLDKLVKKNIIHKNKAANLKSKLTKHVNKLA from the coding sequence ATGGCAAATCATAAATCAGCGCTGAAGAGACTCAGACAAAACGAAAAGAAAAGATTAAGAAACAGATACTATCATAAGACTGCAAGAACAGCTTTGAAGGTACTGCGTAATGAAGAAGATAAAACAGCTGCAACTGAGCAACTGCCAAAAGTAATCTCTTTGTTGGATAAATTGGTGAAGAAAAACATCATCCACAAAAACAAAGCGGCTAACTTAAAAAGCAAACTTACAAAGCACGTTAATAAACTTGCTTAA
- a CDS encoding B12 binding domain / kinase domain / Methylmalonyl-CoA mutase: MNSIDDARVYMRSMATRENNVSVSPHIHSALNILKIAKPDVIVLETSGIGQSGSEITDIADVSMYVMTPEYGASTQLEKIDMLDYADLIALNKSDKRGALDALQAVKKQYQRNHVLFEQPLEEMPVYSTKASQFNDWGTTELYNELIKKVNARFEGLNLSEYEEQNVSEETTIIPPKRVRYLSEIVETNRNYDKEVENQALIAKKMYLVEGAKALIQDDQHTHDKLEKVFLKTKKELSEENAAFLHGWHHFKEELEADTYSYFVRGKEIKVQTKSETLSHLKIPKIALPKFQDWGDLIRWKGQENVPGAFPFTAGIYPFKRTGEDPTRMFAGEGGPERTNRRFHYVSAEMDAKRLSTAFDSVTLYGQDPAFPPDIYGKIGNAGVSIATLDDAKKLYSGFDLVNAMTSVSMTINGPAPMLLAFFMNAAIDQNCEKYIEENNLWDKVEAKLKEKFDDKGLTRPTYSGELPPSNNGLGLKLLGLTGDEIIETDAYAKIKAETIATVRGTVQADILKEDQAQNTCIFSTEFALRLMGDVQQYFIDEKVRNFYSVSISGYHIAEAGANPISQLAFTLANGFTYVEYYLSRGMDINEFAPNLSFFFSNGIDPEYAVIGRVARRIWAKAMREKYNANERSQMLKYHIQTSGRSLHAQEIDFNDIRTSLQALYAIYDNCNSLHTNAYDEAITTPTEESVRRAMAIQLIINKELGLAKNENPLQGSFIIEELTDLVEEAVYAEFDRITERGGVLGAMETMYQRSKIQEESMHYEWLKHTGEYPIIGVNTFLGKDGSPTVLPGEVIRSTEEEKQLQIKNLENSQKANAHKTEDALKRLQHGAINQENLFALMMDAVKYCSLGQITNALFEVGGMYRRNM, encoded by the coding sequence ATGAATTCCATAGACGATGCGCGGGTTTATATGCGTTCCATGGCGACGCGTGAGAATAATGTGTCAGTTTCTCCACACATCCATTCGGCTCTGAATATTTTAAAAATCGCAAAACCTGATGTCATTGTACTGGAAACTTCCGGTATTGGTCAGTCGGGTTCCGAAATTACGGATATCGCAGATGTTTCAATGTATGTAATGACCCCGGAATACGGAGCTTCTACCCAGCTGGAGAAAATCGATATGCTGGATTATGCCGACCTTATCGCACTGAACAAATCGGACAAACGCGGTGCGCTGGACGCGCTGCAGGCCGTGAAGAAGCAATACCAGAGAAATCATGTACTCTTCGAGCAGCCGCTGGAAGAAATGCCCGTATATTCCACAAAAGCCAGTCAGTTCAACGATTGGGGAACAACTGAGCTTTATAATGAACTCATCAAAAAAGTAAATGCCAGGTTTGAAGGTTTGAACCTTAGTGAATACGAGGAGCAAAATGTTTCGGAAGAAACCACAATCATCCCGCCGAAAAGAGTCCGTTATCTGTCTGAAATAGTAGAAACCAACAGGAATTACGATAAAGAGGTGGAAAACCAGGCACTCATCGCCAAAAAAATGTACCTCGTGGAGGGCGCGAAAGCACTTATCCAGGACGACCAGCATACGCATGACAAACTTGAAAAAGTATTCCTGAAAACAAAAAAGGAACTTTCTGAAGAAAACGCTGCGTTTTTGCACGGTTGGCATCATTTCAAAGAAGAACTGGAAGCGGATACCTATTCCTACTTTGTCCGCGGAAAAGAAATTAAAGTTCAGACCAAATCTGAAACACTCTCACACCTTAAGATTCCAAAGATCGCATTGCCTAAATTCCAGGATTGGGGCGACCTCATCCGCTGGAAAGGCCAGGAAAATGTTCCCGGAGCCTTCCCTTTTACTGCGGGAATCTATCCTTTCAAAAGAACCGGTGAAGATCCGACAAGGATGTTCGCAGGTGAAGGCGGACCGGAAAGAACCAACAGAAGATTCCATTATGTATCGGCAGAAATGGATGCGAAAAGGCTTTCTACTGCATTCGATTCGGTGACGCTTTACGGCCAGGACCCGGCATTCCCACCCGATATTTACGGTAAGATCGGTAATGCCGGAGTTTCCATCGCAACGCTTGATGACGCTAAAAAACTTTATTCAGGTTTCGACCTTGTAAACGCAATGACATCGGTGTCCATGACGATAAACGGCCCGGCGCCAATGCTGCTGGCCTTCTTCATGAACGCCGCAATTGACCAGAACTGTGAGAAATATATTGAAGAAAATAACCTTTGGGATAAGGTAGAGGCTAAGCTAAAGGAAAAGTTTGATGATAAAGGTTTAACAAGACCTACTTACAGCGGTGAACTGCCACCAAGCAACAATGGTTTGGGTCTTAAACTGCTAGGACTTACAGGTGACGAAATTATTGAGACTGATGCTTATGCTAAAATTAAAGCTGAAACCATCGCGACAGTTCGCGGAACCGTTCAGGCAGATATCCTGAAAGAAGACCAGGCACAGAACACCTGTATATTCTCTACCGAATTTGCGTTAAGGCTGATGGGTGACGTTCAGCAGTACTTCATCGACGAAAAAGTTAGGAATTTCTATTCGGTATCTATTTCCGGTTACCATATTGCGGAAGCGGGCGCCAACCCAATTTCCCAGCTCGCCTTTACACTGGCCAACGGTTTCACTTATGTGGAATACTATCTCAGCCGTGGAATGGACATCAATGAGTTTGCTCCTAACCTTTCCTTCTTCTTCTCAAACGGTATCGACCCTGAATATGCGGTAATCGGACGTGTAGCCAGAAGAATCTGGGCCAAAGCAATGCGTGAAAAATACAACGCCAACGAAAGAAGCCAGATGCTGAAGTACCACATCCAGACATCCGGACGTTCGCTGCACGCCCAGGAAATTGATTTCAACGATATCAGAACGTCGCTGCAGGCGCTTTATGCAATTTACGATAACTGTAACTCGCTGCATACCAATGCTTATGACGAGGCAATTACTACCCCGACTGAGGAATCAGTAAGAAGAGCCATGGCTATCCAGCTCATCATCAACAAAGAACTTGGACTTGCCAAGAACGAAAATCCCCTGCAGGGCTCTTTCATCATTGAAGAACTTACTGATCTGGTTGAAGAGGCTGTTTATGCGGAATTCGACAGAATCACTGAGAGAGGCGGCGTGTTGGGTGCCATGGAAACGATGTACCAGCGTTCCAAAATCCAGGAGGAGTCCATGCATTACGAATGGCTGAAACACACTGGCGAATACCCGATTATTGGCGTAAACACCTTCCTTGGAAAAGACGGTTCTCCAACAGTTCTGCCGGGTGAGGTAATCCGATCTACTGAAGAGGAGAAGCAGCTTCAGATTAAAAACCTGGAAAACTCCCAAAAAGCGAATGCCCACAAAACTGAAGATGCACTGAAGAGACTTCAGCATGGAGCCATCAACCAGGAAAACCTTTTTGCGCTGATGATGGATGCCGTGAAATACTGCTCGTTGGGTCAAATTACCAATGCGCTGTTTGAAGTGGGAGGAATGTACAGGAGGAATATGTAG
- a CDS encoding beta-lactamase: MTRYFLPLLLYIFVACKSESPKPLSSGEDAISVKDTVREWEQKKMLRIQLDSVFAETNLNGIVSVYRNSQKYYERAQGFEDFKTKKPLDSNSIFAIGSVSKQFAAALIMRLEENGKLSTADKISKYLPEYRSKTFEEITIHHLLTHTSGISDLGPGLQSKPGAEFNYSNKGYRILGEIVESASGKSYDENARELFDKANLTNTYTAENFKGKNLASAHTGTAKNATAVENMPGRLAHSSISTAAGGILSTASDLHRWNLALYNGKLLQPNSLKKFLAKTSVMKHPVIGPVDYGYGIMLAARPASYLHTGYVLGSPTLLIYYPFSKTSVVIVSNIADTSKSKNNIFLPHTEVKKVTDVLENAPIELKTSRK; this comes from the coding sequence TTGACAAGATATTTCCTCCCTCTGTTACTGTACATTTTCGTTGCCTGCAAATCTGAAAGCCCCAAACCTCTATCTTCTGGGGAAGACGCTATTTCTGTAAAGGATACTGTAAGGGAATGGGAGCAGAAGAAAATGCTCAGGATACAACTGGATTCTGTTTTTGCTGAAACAAACTTAAATGGCATCGTCTCGGTATATCGCAACTCACAAAAATACTATGAGCGGGCACAAGGTTTTGAGGATTTCAAGACCAAAAAACCATTGGACAGCAACTCTATCTTTGCCATCGGTTCGGTGAGCAAACAGTTTGCAGCAGCATTGATTATGAGGTTGGAGGAAAACGGTAAACTGAGCACTGCCGACAAAATTTCCAAATATCTGCCTGAATACCGAAGCAAAACCTTTGAGGAAATTACAATTCATCACTTGCTCACGCATACTTCGGGAATCAGCGATTTGGGTCCGGGCCTGCAATCCAAACCGGGAGCAGAATTCAATTATTCGAATAAAGGTTACAGAATTCTGGGCGAAATTGTGGAGTCCGCGTCAGGTAAATCGTATGATGAAAACGCACGTGAACTTTTTGATAAGGCAAACCTAACCAACACCTATACTGCCGAAAACTTTAAAGGAAAAAATCTCGCAAGTGCACATACAGGTACAGCCAAGAATGCAACAGCAGTTGAAAACATGCCCGGAAGGCTCGCGCATTCATCCATCTCAACGGCGGCGGGCGGAATTCTCTCCACCGCTTCAGATCTTCACCGGTGGAATTTGGCGCTGTACAATGGGAAACTGCTGCAGCCAAATTCACTTAAAAAATTCTTAGCCAAAACCTCCGTAATGAAGCATCCTGTAATCGGACCGGTAGACTATGGCTACGGCATCATGCTGGCTGCGCGTCCTGCAAGCTATCTGCACACCGGCTATGTCCTGGGATCTCCAACGCTTTTAATCTACTACCCGTTTTCTAAAACCTCCGTGGTAATCGTTTCGAACATTGCAGACACCTCAAAAAGCAAGAACAACATATTTCTTCCTCATACAGAAGTGAAGAAAGTAACTGACGTGCTTGAAAATGCACCAATTGAA
- a CDS encoding serine protease, HtrA/DegQ/DegS family, with protein sequence MKMDILKKLIPYAFVGVVSGATTFGAINYFNVHQTDSQFSYFEPKNSDAKYASFNTAGIGEDFVKASKSTVPAVVSIKNYADRTTRRSEQDMFDLFFGNPFGGQPKQQQQPPQNMPSGMGSGVIISPDGYIISNNHVIAGANKLEVVLSNKKSYVATLVGTDPTTDIALLKIEEKGLPYLNFANSDNVEVGQWVLAVGNPMGLNSTVTAGIISAKGRSIDLLSQQSRTPIESFIQTDAAINPGNSGGALVNTNGELIGINSAISSKTGYYEGYGFAVPSNLARKVVEDIKQFGLVQRGFLGVNTLDLSDTRQVGLYNQQNKTNIKAGDGVYLTAVVAKGGAEAAGLRTGDIITKVDNTTISSYYDLSFAVGSRRPGDKVAVTYLRNGKTNTVNVTLRDEKGGTSFRSKADLTVSEKIGSDFEPLSDRFKTDYGLNSGVIAKNVAPGSEMAKIGVVDNYIIVEINGKPVNSQKDVDKVLQGYNGNVQVKYVDEYGRITTRGFKMP encoded by the coding sequence ATGAAGATGGATATACTAAAAAAACTAATTCCTTATGCCTTTGTAGGGGTAGTATCCGGAGCTACCACGTTCGGGGCGATCAATTACTTTAATGTGCACCAAACGGATTCGCAATTTTCTTATTTCGAACCCAAAAACAGTGATGCCAAATACGCATCCTTTAACACTGCCGGTATCGGAGAAGATTTCGTAAAAGCTTCGAAAAGTACCGTACCTGCGGTGGTAAGTATTAAAAATTATGCTGACCGCACCACGCGCAGGAGCGAACAGGATATGTTCGATCTCTTTTTCGGAAATCCATTCGGTGGACAGCCAAAACAGCAGCAGCAACCGCCTCAGAATATGCCTTCAGGAATGGGTTCGGGCGTAATTATTTCCCCGGACGGCTACATCATTTCTAATAACCACGTAATTGCGGGCGCCAACAAACTTGAAGTGGTGCTTTCAAACAAAAAATCTTACGTTGCCACACTTGTAGGCACCGACCCAACTACCGATATTGCGCTTTTAAAAATTGAAGAAAAAGGTTTGCCTTACCTTAATTTCGCTAACTCGGATAATGTGGAAGTAGGCCAGTGGGTTTTGGCCGTAGGAAATCCGATGGGTTTGAATTCAACAGTGACCGCGGGGATTATTTCGGCAAAAGGCCGAAGCATTGATTTGCTGAGCCAGCAATCCAGAACGCCGATTGAAAGTTTCATTCAAACGGATGCTGCGATTAACCCCGGAAACTCGGGAGGAGCGTTGGTGAACACAAATGGGGAACTGATTGGAATCAACTCCGCGATCTCATCCAAAACAGGATATTACGAAGGCTACGGTTTTGCGGTTCCTTCTAATCTTGCGAGGAAAGTTGTTGAAGATATTAAACAGTTTGGGTTGGTACAGCGCGGCTTCCTTGGCGTGAATACGTTGGATCTGTCCGATACCCGTCAGGTAGGGTTATACAACCAACAAAATAAAACAAACATCAAGGCGGGCGACGGAGTATATCTTACCGCTGTGGTTGCAAAAGGCGGCGCTGAAGCTGCAGGTTTAAGAACCGGCGACATCATTACCAAAGTTGATAACACCACAATTTCAAGCTATTATGACCTTTCATTTGCCGTGGGTAGCAGACGCCCGGGCGATAAAGTGGCAGTAACGTATCTGAGAAACGGTAAAACAAATACGGTAAATGTTACCCTTAGAGACGAAAAAGGTGGAACTTCATTCCGGAGTAAAGCCGATCTAACAGTGAGTGAAAAGATTGGATCTGATTTCGAACCGCTGAGCGACCGTTTCAAAACCGATTATGGCCTCAACAGTGGAGTGATCGCGAAGAATGTCGCACCCGGCAGCGAAATGGCAAAGATTGGTGTTGTAGATAATTACATCATTGTAGAGATCAACGGTAAGCCTGTAAACTCGCAGAAAGATGTGGATAAAGTGCTGCAGGGTTACAATGGAAACGTTCAGGTTAAATATGTGGACGAATACGGAAGAATCACCACAAGAGGATTTAAAATGCCCTAG
- a CDS encoding N-acetylmuramoyl-L-alanine amidase: MISSSISVKKYFLFIGILLFSFSFAQKKFTIVLDAGHGGSDHGANRYYSELGTLREKDVTLSVVLKVGRMLEKNKDFKVIYTRKVDEFPSLSERTTLANRSKADLFISVHCNASTKTSPYGTETFVQGPDQNKTNLEVAKAENDVIFLDEKDREMFASYDPKSPESLIALKIQQSKYLESSLLFGSFVEDNFVKKDKRFSRGVKQQNLHVLRLNAMPSVLIETGFISNYEDAVYLESDKGQTEIAESIYNAVISYKKALERNTGTVAPREQPKPEEKPLKNDFRILLMSTPTKYNSSDPALKGLNYVLPIKENGMYKYYYGTTNMASIRDNNLKTAKDAGFKNATSISFVPNQKLGMGYYTLELAVSTQKLSSNSYMLSTLKDVTRVKENGKFYYTYGRFTTLEEAVKMQKTLEDKGIKNSVIQKVLK, translated from the coding sequence ATGATTAGCTCCAGTATTTCTGTTAAAAAATATTTTCTCTTTATAGGTATTCTTCTGTTCAGTTTCAGTTTTGCTCAAAAGAAATTTACGATTGTTTTAGATGCCGGCCACGGCGGATCCGACCACGGCGCAAACCGTTATTACAGCGAGCTGGGTACTTTGCGCGAAAAAGATGTTACGCTTTCTGTAGTTTTAAAAGTAGGTCGGATGCTTGAAAAAAATAAAGACTTCAAAGTAATCTATACGCGTAAAGTAGACGAATTCCCTTCGCTTTCCGAACGTACAACCCTCGCTAACCGCAGCAAAGCCGATCTTTTTATCTCGGTACACTGCAATGCAAGTACTAAAACATCACCATACGGTACCGAAACTTTTGTGCAGGGCCCGGATCAGAACAAAACAAATCTGGAAGTAGCCAAAGCTGAAAACGACGTTATATTTTTGGATGAAAAAGACCGCGAGATGTTTGCGTCTTATGATCCGAAATCGCCGGAATCGCTTATTGCGCTGAAGATCCAGCAAAGCAAATATCTTGAGAGCAGTTTGCTTTTCGGAAGTTTTGTTGAGGATAATTTCGTGAAGAAAGACAAGCGCTTTTCGCGCGGTGTGAAGCAGCAGAACCTGCACGTGCTGAGGTTGAATGCGATGCCTTCAGTGCTCATCGAAACGGGTTTTATCAGTAATTATGAGGATGCGGTTTATCTGGAATCCGACAAAGGGCAGACTGAAATCGCTGAAAGCATTTACAATGCCGTCATCAGTTACAAGAAAGCACTCGAGCGGAATACAGGAACAGTGGCACCGCGCGAGCAGCCTAAACCTGAAGAAAAGCCGCTTAAAAACGATTTCAGAATCCTGCTGATGTCGACTCCAACTAAATATAACAGTAGCGATCCTGCGCTAAAAGGCTTGAATTATGTGCTTCCAATCAAGGAAAACGGCATGTATAAATACTATTACGGAACCACCAATATGGCTTCTATCCGCGATAATAACCTTAAGACGGCCAAAGATGCAGGCTTCAAGAATGCGACATCTATTTCATTTGTGCCGAACCAAAAGCTCGGGATGGGCTATTATACTCTGGAACTCGCGGTAAGCACGCAGAAGCTCAGCTCCAACTCATATATGCTCAGCACGCTGAAAGATGTGACGCGTGTGAAAGAAAATGGTAAGTTTTATTACACATATGGCCGTTTTACGACGTTGGAAGAGGCGGTGAAAATGCAGAAAACGCTTGAGGATAAAGGAATTAAGAATAGTGTGATTCAAAAAGTATTAAAATAA
- a CDS encoding NG,NG-dimethylarginine dimethylaminohydrolase 1 → MKLNIKNETSRLKSVVLGLPVSMGPPHALEHSYDAKSYHSIQNGIYPGEECIIQEMTAFEKVLLKHDVEVFRPTLIENYNQVFARDVAFVIDDKMIISNIIQDRYDEQDAYRKIFARVGWKKIINLPDTAHIEGGDVIVWNDFLFIGTCFSEDYRSYKTARTNEYAIEILKEYFPKKRIIDLELRKNDFDAFAGILHLDCSFNPVGTDKCIIYKDGFVDESDYRLLLDIFGEENCFHVTKQEMFEMNPNIFSISPEIVVSDKSFTRMNNHLRNEWGMTVEEIPYREISKMGGLLRCSTLPLARE, encoded by the coding sequence ATGAAACTTAACATTAAGAACGAAACTTCCAGACTTAAATCTGTTGTACTTGGCCTCCCAGTGTCGATGGGGCCGCCACATGCACTGGAACACAGTTATGATGCAAAATCCTATCACTCTATCCAAAACGGAATTTATCCGGGAGAAGAATGTATAATTCAAGAGATGACAGCGTTCGAAAAAGTGCTTTTGAAACACGATGTAGAAGTATTCAGACCAACACTTATCGAAAATTATAACCAGGTTTTTGCGCGTGATGTTGCTTTTGTTATTGACGATAAGATGATCATTTCCAACATTATTCAGGATCGCTATGACGAACAGGACGCCTACCGCAAAATTTTCGCCCGCGTGGGCTGGAAAAAGATCATTAACCTTCCTGATACCGCACATATTGAAGGCGGAGATGTGATTGTATGGAACGATTTTCTGTTCATCGGAACCTGCTTTTCCGAAGATTACCGCAGCTACAAAACCGCGAGAACTAACGAATACGCCATTGAAATTTTAAAGGAATATTTCCCGAAGAAAAGAATTATCGACCTTGAACTGAGGAAAAACGATTTCGACGCCTTCGCCGGAATTCTGCACCTCGACTGTTCTTTCAATCCTGTTGGAACTGATAAATGTATTATCTATAAAGACGGTTTTGTGGATGAAAGCGATTACCGACTGTTACTCGATATTTTTGGTGAAGAAAACTGCTTCCATGTCACCAAACAGGAAATGTTCGAAATGAACCCCAATATATTTTCGATCTCGCCCGAAATTGTGGTTTCAGACAAAAGTTTCACCCGCATGAACAACCATCTCCGTAACGAATGGGGCATGACGGTGGAAGAAATACCTTATCGCGAAATCTCGAAAATGGGAGGTTTACTGCGCTGCTCTACGTTGCCTTTGGCGCGGGAATAA